From the Primulina tabacum isolate GXHZ01 chromosome 15, ASM2559414v2, whole genome shotgun sequence genome, one window contains:
- the LOC142526305 gene encoding vacuolar sorting protein 3, with the protein MAVKPKCRTILLPLAEYPLDSATHTTCVALSKHSQDQTLVYVGTLAGTLFLYSFRTAISFLKRISVCASPLNSISPLPRIGKVIVFADGVLFLIDATLLESPKRISLIKGVTAFSRKFQTQKNNSRNVHNHNNDFFAIGIGKKLVLAELILSGTLVILKEFQGIFDGIITTSSWIDDSIFVGTKSGYYLYNILNGRCQLIFSLPDASSVPQLRLLANEARVLLMVDNVGIITDMVGNPVGGSLVFKETPDSFAEIGTYVVSARKMKVELYHKKTGFYVQSLDLGDTGACPCVVTDEGAENGMLVAVATKSKVVCYGKISGEKQIKDLLRKKNFKEAISLIDELENEGEMTKDMLSFVHAQVGFLLLFDLHFKEAVDHFLLSENMQPSELFPFIMRDPNRWTLLVPRNRYWGLHPPPTLLENVIDNGLTAIQRAVFFKKAGVETSVDDEFLLSPPSRSDLLDSAIENMIRYLRVFHDKDLDLSVKEGVDTLLMYLFRALNRVENMEKLASSENSCVVEELEPLLHESGHLRALAFLYTGKGMSDKALAIWRILARNYSTSYHKDQYEVTGSLEPLSPEMAAIEASRILEESSDQDLVLQHLGWIADLSQVLAVQILISEKRSNLLLPDKVISAIDPKKVEILQRYLQWLIEDQDSDDSRFHTAYALLLAKSALQSYEMERPSENSVVGMSDDEINISNAGRRTMFESPVRERLQIFLQSSDLYDAEEVLDMIKESDLWLEKAILYRKLGQETLVLQILALKLENCEAAEQYCAEIGRPEAYIQLLEMYLDPKDGREPMFKAAVHLLHNHGEMLDPMQVLERLSSDIPLQLASATILRILRARHHHHRQGLIAHSLSHALHIDLSLARLEERSRHVPIDDESVCDSCHARLGTKLFAMYPDDTIVCYKCYRRQGESTSVTNHDFKKDILVKPGWLVTR; encoded by the exons ATGGCCGTAAAACCCAAGTGTCGAACAATTCTTCTACCCCTCGCAGAATACCCCCTCGATTCCGCTACCCATACCACCTGTGTCGCACTCTCCAAACACTCCCAAGATCAAACCCTCGTATACGTTGGCACTCTTGCAGGCACTTTGTTCTTATACTCCTTTCGAACTGCAATCTCTTTCCTTAAACGCATCTCCGTCTGTGCCAGTCCCCTTAATTCTATTTCTCCCCTACCCCGTATTGGTAAAGTCATTGTCTTCGCCGATGGCGTTTTGTTTCTTATCGACGCCACTTTACTTGAATCTCCTAAAAGAATCAGTCTCATTAAAGGCGTTACTGCTTTTTCTCGCAAATTTCAGACTCAAAAAAACAACAGCCGGAATGTTCACAATCACAATAACGACTTCTTTGCTATTGGGATAGGGAAGAAGTTGGTATTGGCGGAGTTGATTTTGAGTGGGACGTTAGTAATCTTGAAGGAATTTCAGGGGATTTTTGATGGGATCATTACGACTTCATCGTGGATCGATGATTCTATATTTGTCGGTACCAAGAGTGGGTATTACTTGTATAATATTCTAAATGGGAGATGTCAATTAATCTTTTCGCTTCCCGATGCTTCAAGTGTGCCACAACTGAGATTGTTGGCCAATGAGGCGAGGGTATTGTTAATGGTAGATAATGTTGGTATCATCACAGATATGGTGGGGAACCCTGTAGGGGGGAGTTTGGTGTTTAAGGAGACTCCAGATTCGTTTGCCGAAATAGGTACTTATGTGGTGTCTGCGAGGAAAATGAAGGTAGAATTGTACCACAAGAAAACGGGATTTTATGTTCAGAGTTTGGATCTTGGGGATACAGGTGCTTGCCCATGCGTGGTGACAGACGAGGGGGCAGAAAATGGTATGCTTGTTGCTGTTGCGACAAAATCAAAG GTTGTTTGCTATGGGAAAATTTCTGGAGAAAAGCAAATCAAGGATCTCCTGCGGAAAAAGAACTTCAAAGAAGCCATATCATTGATTGATGAGCTTGAGAATGAAGGTGAAATGACAAAGGATATGCTTTCTTTTGTTCATGCACAAGTGGGATTCCTCTTGCTCTTTGACTTGCATTTCAAGGAAGCAGTGGATCACTTCCTGCTTTCCGAAAACATGCAGCCTTCTGAACTTTTTCCCTTCATAATGCGGGACCCTAATCGCTGGACCCTGCTG GTTCCAAGGAACCGGTATTGGGGTTTGCATCCTCCTCCAACGCTTCTGGAAAATGTAATAGATAATGGATTGACAGCCATTCAAAGAGCTGTGTTTTTTAAAAAGGCAGGTGTGGAGACTTCTGTTGATGATGAATTTCTTCTAAGTCCACCCAGTAGGTCTGATCTATTGGACTCTGCAATTGAAAACATGATAAG ATATTTGCGAGTTTTCCATGATAAAGATTTGGATCTTTCAGTTAAGGAGGGAGTTGATACGCTTTTAATGTACCTATTTAGAGCTCTCAACCGTGTTGAAAATATGGAGAAACTTGCATCATCTGAGAATAGCTGTGTAGTG GAGGAGCTTGAACCATTGCTCCATGAATCTGGGCATTTACGTGCTCTTGCATTTTTATATACTGGTAAGGGGATGAGTGACAAGGCTCTCGCCATCTGGCGTATTTTGGCAAGAAATTATTCAACCAGCTATCATAAAGATCAATATGAGGTAACTGGTTCACTAGAACCCTTAAGTCCGGAGATGGCTGCAATTGAGGCATCTAGGATTCTGGAGGAGTCTTCTGACCAAGATCTTGTACTTCAACATCTTGGATGG ATTGCAGATCTTAGCCAGGTGTTAGCAGTCCAAATTTTGATATCAGAGAAAAGATCAAACTTACTATTACCAG ATAAAGTAATATCTGCTATTGATCCCAAGAAAGTGGAAATTCTTCAAAG ATATCTACAATGGTTGATTGAAGATCAAGATTCTGACGACTCTCGGTTCCACACAGCATATGCCCTCCTACTTGCCAAGTCAGCTCTTCAAAGTTATGAGATGGAGCGTCCATCAGAAAATTCTGTTGTTGGAATGTCTGATGACGAGATAAATATTTCTAATGCTGGAAGGAGAACAATGTTTGAAAGTCCTGTCAGAGAAAGATTGCAGATTTTCTTACAGTCATCAGACTTGTACGACGCAGAAGAGGTCCTTGATATGATTAAAGAGTCTGACCTATGGCTAGAAAAG GCTATTTTATACCGGAAGCTTGGTCAAGAAACGCTAGTGCTTCAGATTTTGGCCTT GAAATTGGAGAATTGTGAAGCTGCTGAACAATATTGTGCGGAGATTGGTAGACCAGAAGCTTATATCCA GTTACTTGAGATGTATTTGGATCCAAAGGATGGTAGAGAGCCCATGTTTAAAGCTGCTGTCCATCTTCTTCACAATCATGGAGAAATGCTAGACCCAATGCAAGTCTTGGAG AGATTGTCTTCTGATATACCCCTGCAGCTTGCCTCAGCCACAATACTAAGGATTCTTAGAGCTCGGCATCATCATCATCGACAAGGACTA ATTGCGCACAGTTTGTCCCATGCTTTGCATATTGATTTGAGCTTGGCAAGATTGGAAGAAAGATCGCGTCATGTGCCGATTGATGATGAAAGTGTTTGTGATTCTTGTCATGCGCGTCTTGGTACTAAACTTTTTGCTATGTACCCAGATGATACCATTGTTTGTTACAAG TGTTATCGTCGTCAGGGTGAGTCAACGTCTGTCACAAATCATGATTTCAAGAAAGATATATTAGTTAAGCCTGGTTGGTTGGTAACTCGATGA
- the LOC142527969 gene encoding CBBY-like protein isoform X2, with the protein METAPYPILNTPSFCGGGGSRGTIKLSYQMFGNKICSNSTRFSSKFCHCYSVGRKINTLDFDRLIINGSLRNGAENNTSRKLAILLEVEGVLIDVNRSGNRQAFNAAFKKLGLDCANWTKPVYSDLARKSAGDEERMLVLYFNRIGWPTSVATNEKETFMKNVIREKKNALDGLITSKAFSLRPGAKEFVDDAFNEGVHVAVMTSYSIHGENVARSVVEKLGADRILKIQTIGVEEVKQSFYGQLVFGKGVSSSLDEQLAKEVYKAASSERQRIAEEFASMLKLKVELNTSSSESLQNVVAALRAGAEYAEVPVEKCLLVAGSLFGVSAAAQIGMPCVVLRSRFYRR; encoded by the exons ATGGAAACCGCTCCTTATCCGATTCTAAACACGCCGAGCTTTTGCGGCGGCGGAGGCAGCAGGGGTACAATCAAGTTGAGCTATCAAATGTTTGGCAACAAAATTTGCAGTAATTCTACTCGcttttcttcaaaattttgtCATTGTTACAGTGTTGGCCGAAAAATCAACACGTTGGATTTTGACCGGTTAATTATAAATGGCTCCCTAAGAAACGGTGCTGAAAATAACACATCCCGGAAACTCGCCATTCTTCTTGAAGTTGAAGG GGTTTTAATCGATGTGAACCGATCAGGCAATCGCCAAGCTTTTAATGCAG CATTTAAAAAGCTTGGATTAGACTGTGCAAATTGGACCAAACCAGTTTATTCCGACCTTGCAAG GAAAAGTGCTGGTGATGAGGAAAGGATGTTAGTATTGTATTTTAACAGG ATTGGTTGGCCAACCTCAGTTGCTACCAATGAGAAGGAAACttttatgaaaaatgttattCGAGAAAAG AAGAATGCATTGGATGGTCTAATCACGTCAAAAGCTTTTTCTTTGAGACCTGGTGCCAAAGA ATTCGTTGATGATGCATTCAACGAAGGTGTGCATGTGGCAGTCATGACATCATATAGTATACACGGGGAAAATGTTGCAAG ATCAGTTGTTGAAAAACTTGGAGCTGATCGAATATTAAAGATACAGACCATTGGAGTTGAAGAGGTCAAACAAAGTTTCTACGGACAACTTGTGTTTGGCAAAGGAGTATCCTCCAGTTTGGATGAACAATTAGCTAAGGAAGTGTACAAAGCAG CTTCTTCCGAAAGACAAAGAATTGCGGAAGAGTTTGCTTCTATGCTGAAGCTGAAAGTTGAACTTAATACTAGTTCAAGTGAAAG CTTGCAAAATGTTGTTGCTGCACTAAGGGCGGGGGCTGAATATGCAGAAGTTCCAGTTGAAAAATGCCTTTTGGTTGCGGGAAGCCTATTTGGAGTTTCTGCAGCTGCGCAAATTGGCATGCCTTGTGTAGTTCTCCGTAGCAG GTTCTACCGTCGATGA
- the LOC142527969 gene encoding CBBY-like protein isoform X1: METAPYPILNTPSFCGGGGSRGTIKLSYQMFGNKICSNSTRFSSKFCHCYSVGRKINTLDFDRLIINGSLRNGAENNTSRKLAILLEVEGVLIDVNRSGNRQAFNAAFKKLGLDCANWTKPVYSDLARKSAGDEERMLVLYFNRIGWPTSVATNEKETFMKNVIREKKNALDGLITSKAFSLRPGAKEFVDDAFNEGVHVAVMTSYSIHGENVARSVVEKLGADRILKIQTIGVEEVKQSFYGQLVFGKGVSSSLDEQLAKEVYKAASSERQRIAEEFASMLKLKVELNTSSSESLQNVVAALRAGAEYAEVPVEKCLLVAGSLFGVSAAAQIGMPCVVLRSSSTARAEFPTAMAVIDGFGGADLTISRLCKKLSS; this comes from the exons ATGGAAACCGCTCCTTATCCGATTCTAAACACGCCGAGCTTTTGCGGCGGCGGAGGCAGCAGGGGTACAATCAAGTTGAGCTATCAAATGTTTGGCAACAAAATTTGCAGTAATTCTACTCGcttttcttcaaaattttgtCATTGTTACAGTGTTGGCCGAAAAATCAACACGTTGGATTTTGACCGGTTAATTATAAATGGCTCCCTAAGAAACGGTGCTGAAAATAACACATCCCGGAAACTCGCCATTCTTCTTGAAGTTGAAGG GGTTTTAATCGATGTGAACCGATCAGGCAATCGCCAAGCTTTTAATGCAG CATTTAAAAAGCTTGGATTAGACTGTGCAAATTGGACCAAACCAGTTTATTCCGACCTTGCAAG GAAAAGTGCTGGTGATGAGGAAAGGATGTTAGTATTGTATTTTAACAGG ATTGGTTGGCCAACCTCAGTTGCTACCAATGAGAAGGAAACttttatgaaaaatgttattCGAGAAAAG AAGAATGCATTGGATGGTCTAATCACGTCAAAAGCTTTTTCTTTGAGACCTGGTGCCAAAGA ATTCGTTGATGATGCATTCAACGAAGGTGTGCATGTGGCAGTCATGACATCATATAGTATACACGGGGAAAATGTTGCAAG ATCAGTTGTTGAAAAACTTGGAGCTGATCGAATATTAAAGATACAGACCATTGGAGTTGAAGAGGTCAAACAAAGTTTCTACGGACAACTTGTGTTTGGCAAAGGAGTATCCTCCAGTTTGGATGAACAATTAGCTAAGGAAGTGTACAAAGCAG CTTCTTCCGAAAGACAAAGAATTGCGGAAGAGTTTGCTTCTATGCTGAAGCTGAAAGTTGAACTTAATACTAGTTCAAGTGAAAG CTTGCAAAATGTTGTTGCTGCACTAAGGGCGGGGGCTGAATATGCAGAAGTTCCAGTTGAAAAATGCCTTTTGGTTGCGGGAAGCCTATTTGGAGTTTCTGCAGCTGCGCAAATTGGCATGCCTTGTGTAGTTCTCCGTAGCAG TTCAACTGCAAGAGCTGAATTTCCTACAGCAATGGCTGTGATAGATGGATTTGGTGGTGCAGACTTAACCATATCAAGACTTTGCAAAAAATTGTCGTCTTAA
- the LOC142527225 gene encoding O-fucosyltransferase 23, whose amino-acid sequence MDLSHRTHLRSFGLHWNSLACKCVFLVVIVLVFRAVFLHSFSGFGSSEDNFFAVKSRPLTSNSDSLTGKSKYLEVPQIIWGLNNQKIALARACLTARMLNRTLLMPSLSASLFYKEVDLLKPVSFGKIFQFEKFNSLCKGFVQLSRYSQVINRTDLLELRKGSGRRWTVDDDLHQLRRFSQHPFDEYEIIRIVGKNPFLWHDHWPVKDYAKVFECLVLGEDISREADKVVSKIREIGLKLNKDVGSPRTNELDSMLQPVPYAAVHMRIEKDWMIHCKKLEQRLNISEICSSKDQIIQRVGNIEGLKTPIIIYLAVADDLLEDDSIMAGWKAGLLPFEKKKLGVLDLYKKHPYLIQSAIDYEVCLRSDVFVGNSFSTFSSLVVLDRTQKMINMGVKRPCGMIVRWPSYAYNLEGESKSPRPWATNMSKSSLQAISYGSNHISCS is encoded by the coding sequence ATGGACTTATCCCACCGCACACACTTGAGATCATTTGGACTGCATTGGAATTCCCTGGCCTGCAAATGCGTGTTCTTGGTTGTCATTGTTTTGGTTTTTAGAGCAGTTTTTCTTCATAGTTTCTCAGGCTTTGGCAGCAGTGAGGACAATTTCTTTGCTGTCAAAAGTAGGCCATTGACGTCGAATTCAGATTCTCTCACGGGAAAATCCAAGTATTTAGAGGTTCCTCAAATCATATGGGGCTTGAATAACCAAAAAATTGCATTAGCAAGAGCTTGTTTGACCGCAAGAATGCTGAATCGAACACTTCTAATGCCTAGCTTGAGTGCCTCACTTTTTTATAAAGAGGTGGATCTGCTGAAACCCGTTTCATTTGGTAAGATCTTCCAGTTTGAGAAGTTCAATTCTCTCTGCAAGGGGTTTGTTCAATTGAGTCGGTACTCACAAGTTATTAACAGAACTGACCTTCTTGAGCTCCGGAAGGGAAGTGGAAGGAGATGGACCGTCGACGACGATCTACATCAGCTGAGACGTTTCAGTCAGCATCCATTTGATGAATACGAAATAATTCGAATAGTAGGTAAGAACCCTTTTCTGTGGCATGATCATTGGCCAGTCAAAGACTATGCAAAGgtatttgagtgcttagttctggGGGAAGATATATCAAGAGAAGCTGACAAGGTTGTTTCCAAGATTAGGGAGATCGGATTAAAATTAAACAAAGACGTTGGTTCACCACGAACTAATGAACTCGATTCAATGTTGCAGCCAGTTCCATATGCAGCAGTTCACATGAGAATTGAAAAGGACTGGATGATTCACTGCAAAAAGCTGGAGCAGAGATTAAATATCAGTGAAATTTGTAGCAGTAAGGATCAGATTATCCAAAGAGTTGGAAACATCGAGGGTCTGAAAACTCCAATAATTATTTACCTTGCAGTAGCGGATGATCTTCTTGAAGATGACTCGATAATGGCTGGTTGGAAGGCAGGATTACTTCCCTTCGAGAAGAAAAAGTTGGGTGTTCTCGATTTATACAAGAAGCACCCATATCTGATTCAATCAGCAATTGACTATGAAGTCTGCTTGAGATCTGATGTGTTCGTTGGAAACAGCTTTTCAACTTTCTCTAGCCTTGTAGTTCTTGATAGAACTcaaaaaatgatcaatatggGTGTAAAACGACCATGTGGAATGATTGTCAGATGGCCATCTTATGCCTACAATTTAGAAGGTGAATCGAAAAGCCCTCGTCCATGGGCAACGAATATGTCCAAGTCAAGCCTTCAAGCAATTAGTTATGGTTCAAATCATATTTCTTGCTCATGA